Proteins encoded together in one Marinobacter sp. Arc7-DN-1 window:
- a CDS encoding tyrosine-type recombinase/integrase gives MNANEHARFQALHQRYLTELTLRGKSPKTIDLYTRCLRQISDYFETCPDQLRQYFMHLVEHRSWSLVKIARNALQSFYQYVLAKPWEYVPIVKPPKVQSLQDVLSLEEVGRLISHTRKLSYQVYFLTTYSLGLRLSESLNLTIADVDSHLMRVHVRCGKGKKDRFVSLPLMTLKALRRYWATHRHPELLFPGGQPPHEAVAASGSGVSRVMPREGVQKAIKLVVLECGIRKRVHIHSFATHLLENGVNLRSIQTLLGHASPVTTARYTRMTHEAQQNSALMINALVDRLQVDWVAS, from the coding sequence ATGAACGCCAACGAACACGCCCGTTTTCAAGCACTGCACCAACGCTACCTCACCGAACTCACCCTGCGGGGGAAGAGCCCCAAGACCATTGATCTGTACACCCGCTGCCTGCGGCAGATAAGCGACTATTTCGAGACCTGTCCCGATCAGCTCCGACAGTACTTCATGCACCTGGTGGAACACCGGTCCTGGAGTCTGGTCAAGATTGCTCGCAATGCCCTGCAGAGCTTCTATCAATATGTTCTCGCCAAGCCCTGGGAATACGTGCCCATCGTCAAGCCGCCCAAGGTTCAGTCCCTGCAGGATGTGCTCTCCCTGGAGGAGGTCGGGCGGCTGATCAGCCACACCCGTAAACTCAGTTATCAGGTCTATTTCCTCACCACCTACAGCCTGGGCCTGCGCCTGAGTGAGTCCCTGAACCTGACCATCGCCGATGTCGACAGCCACCTGATGCGGGTTCATGTGCGCTGCGGCAAGGGCAAGAAGGACCGGTTTGTGTCCTTGCCGCTGATGACGCTCAAGGCCTTGCGGCGCTACTGGGCCACACACCGTCATCCCGAGCTGCTGTTCCCCGGCGGGCAACCGCCCCACGAGGCAGTCGCCGCTTCCGGTTCTGGTGTATCCCGGGTCATGCCTCGCGAGGGGGTACAGAAGGCCATCAAACTGGTGGTTCTGGAGTGTGGCATTCGCAAACGGGTCCACATCCACAGCTTTGCCACTCATCTTTTGGAGAACGGCGTTAACCTGCGCTCGATTCAGACTCTGCTGGGCCATGCCAGTCCGGTCACCACCGCCCGCTACACTCGGATGACCCACGAGGCCCAGCAGAACAGTGCGCTGATGATCAACGCTCTGGTCGATCGCCTACAGGTAGACTGGGTGGCCTCATGA
- a CDS encoding TA system antitoxin ParD family protein: MATNSIRLNQNLIEKATIIAKALNRTPPKQIEHWAKIGEIMEDNPDLPYEFVRQAIIAQAERDAGKLEAYDFG, from the coding sequence ATGGCCACGAACAGCATTCGTTTAAATCAGAATCTAATTGAAAAAGCCACTATTATAGCCAAAGCGCTTAATCGAACCCCGCCCAAACAAATTGAACATTGGGCAAAAATCGGCGAGATAATGGAAGATAACCCCGATTTACCCTACGAATTTGTAAGGCAAGCCATAATTGCGCAGGCAGAGCGGGACGCCGGAAAGCTAGAGGCCTACGATTTTGGTTAA
- a CDS encoding HigA family addiction module antitoxin, whose product MIPTHRISTHPGVILVKEFLEPIGLTQKALANHLGVSVQRVNEIARGKRGITPDTAWLFAEAFNTSPEFWLNLQSTYDLSASRPTTHISPLVSASA is encoded by the coding sequence ATGATTCCTACTCACAGAATAAGCACACATCCCGGTGTGATACTGGTTAAAGAATTTCTCGAACCGATAGGCCTTACCCAAAAAGCTCTTGCAAATCATCTTGGAGTATCAGTTCAGCGTGTCAACGAGATTGCGCGCGGCAAGAGAGGAATTACACCAGATACCGCTTGGTTATTTGCTGAGGCGTTCAATACATCACCGGAATTTTGGCTCAACTTGCAGTCAACCTACGACCTGTCTGCTAGTCGCCCGACAACGCATATTTCACCCCTGGTATCTGCCAGCGCGTAA
- a CDS encoding FRG domain-containing protein, whose protein sequence is MGNVLTGQWKGKSNAGSFVLINITQVGSTIVGRVSVFESTTIKNGVASYWTWSVLTGEVDDHSRVKGKTSQPSVHDKSGDLLTDQNLGTLMTESGTEFPTESIFHGKLIKETALEVEWTSHYPSGGTRKDKIIVEKKAPNGSRIKHEKMTWSDFKNFALSQEDGLVYRGQARNWRLQTSFHRTGHADLISYLDEKIPELEHHINAYSEHIYDIKNDRSLGALLNLAQHHGYPTPLLDWTKSPYVAAFFAFQNKSALKKDGSVSIFVFDERSWANRAGRVAQLRTPAIVLRTIELPGFGNARVLPQQALTMYSNVDDLEFIIQENEEFKGQFIRAVSISAAERDVAMRDLSLMGITWGSMFPGLDGICKQLASRHF, encoded by the coding sequence ATGGGGAATGTACTGACAGGGCAATGGAAGGGTAAATCGAACGCAGGCTCTTTCGTTCTGATAAACATTACTCAGGTAGGTTCAACAATCGTGGGCCGCGTATCGGTATTTGAGTCAACCACCATTAAAAATGGAGTTGCAAGCTATTGGACATGGTCGGTATTGACCGGTGAAGTTGATGATCACTCTAGAGTTAAAGGAAAAACCTCCCAGCCAAGTGTGCATGATAAATCTGGTGATTTATTAACAGATCAGAATTTGGGCACTCTGATGACAGAAAGCGGCACTGAGTTTCCTACAGAGTCCATTTTCCATGGAAAACTGATTAAGGAAACTGCTCTAGAGGTCGAATGGACGTCTCATTACCCTTCAGGTGGTACTAGAAAAGACAAAATTATCGTTGAGAAGAAAGCGCCAAATGGTTCACGAATCAAGCATGAGAAAATGACTTGGAGTGACTTTAAGAACTTTGCGCTTAGTCAAGAAGATGGCCTGGTTTATCGTGGTCAAGCCAGAAACTGGAGACTCCAAACATCATTTCACCGAACGGGGCACGCCGATTTAATTTCCTACCTAGATGAAAAAATACCTGAACTTGAACATCACATAAATGCATACTCCGAGCATATATACGATATTAAAAATGATCGTTCATTAGGTGCCTTGCTCAATTTGGCGCAACATCATGGATATCCTACGCCGCTGTTGGATTGGACAAAAAGTCCTTATGTGGCAGCCTTTTTCGCATTTCAGAATAAATCAGCACTAAAAAAAGATGGATCGGTGAGCATATTTGTATTCGACGAGCGAAGTTGGGCCAACCGAGCTGGTCGCGTAGCGCAGCTCAGAACTCCAGCAATTGTCTTGAGGACTATCGAGCTTCCAGGATTTGGCAATGCGAGGGTATTGCCGCAACAGGCTTTGACGATGTACAGCAATGTCGATGATCTTGAATTTATCATTCAGGAAAATGAAGAATTTAAAGGGCAGTTTATACGGGCCGTTTCTATTTCGGCTGCAGAGAGAGATGTTGCCATGCGGGATTTGAGTCTGATGGGAATTACTTGGGGCTCGATGTTTCCTGGACTAGACGGGATATGCAAACAGCTAGCCTCAAGACACTTTTAA
- a CDS encoding reverse transcriptase N-terminal domain-containing protein — protein sequence MMAEQASAPSSDAQRWQAIDWPEVEKRVYRLQVRIAQSVREQRWGKARALQHLLSRSFAAKVLSVKRVIANKGSRTAGVDGVLWTSPGQYWRAAQRLGTAGYQAQPLRRIYIPKKNGDRRPLGIPTLHDRAMQALYALGLKPIAETTGDQHSYGFREGRSLHDACKQGFIVLAQRTAAQWILEADIKACFDRIRHIGQGFNFLGFHYRKYRGTLLVQPQDGKTRELPEKVRGVLKKYRGIPFHALLAKLNAVIRGWAYAYRHVVAKERLSYVDDRIYPLVKKWLQQEHRSKTWAWIRKRYRGRFKGRIEYGCYYPTASGMKLIRLFKAGDLPIRYHSKIRSGANPYDLADKDYFEARARKQRMNARRDRRFLNRSSYEKLAA from the coding sequence ATGATGGCCGAACAGGCTAGTGCACCTTCAAGCGATGCACAACGCTGGCAGGCGATTGACTGGCCGGAGGTTGAAAAGCGCGTTTATCGACTGCAGGTGCGTATCGCACAATCTGTTCGCGAACAAAGGTGGGGCAAGGCGCGTGCTTTGCAGCATCTGTTGTCGCGCTCGTTTGCCGCGAAAGTGCTGTCGGTCAAACGAGTCATAGCCAATAAAGGAAGTCGCACCGCCGGTGTTGACGGGGTGCTTTGGACGTCACCCGGCCAATACTGGCGCGCGGCGCAAAGACTAGGGACAGCCGGTTATCAAGCGCAACCGCTGCGCAGGATCTACATCCCGAAAAAGAACGGCGATCGCCGCCCTTTAGGGATACCCACCCTTCACGACCGGGCGATGCAAGCTCTCTATGCGTTGGGGCTCAAACCCATAGCAGAAACCACCGGAGACCAACACTCCTACGGATTCAGAGAGGGGCGTAGCTTGCACGATGCCTGCAAACAAGGCTTTATCGTACTGGCCCAAAGAACCGCTGCACAGTGGATTCTGGAAGCCGATATCAAGGCCTGTTTTGATCGCATCCGCCATATTGGGCAAGGCTTCAACTTCCTGGGCTTTCACTACAGGAAATACCGAGGTACCTTGCTGGTCCAGCCGCAAGACGGCAAAACCCGGGAGTTGCCGGAGAAAGTGCGAGGTGTGCTGAAGAAGTACCGTGGCATCCCTTTCCACGCTTTACTGGCAAAGCTCAATGCCGTCATCAGAGGCTGGGCCTATGCGTATCGACACGTGGTAGCGAAAGAACGCCTGAGTTACGTCGATGACAGGATCTACCCACTGGTTAAAAAGTGGTTACAGCAGGAGCACCGATCCAAGACGTGGGCATGGATCAGAAAGCGCTACCGAGGGCGTTTCAAAGGTCGTATTGAGTATGGGTGCTATTACCCGACCGCGTCAGGTATGAAGCTCATACGGTTGTTCAAGGCCGGGGACTTGCCGATTCGGTATCATAGCAAAATACGCAGTGGTGCCAATCCCTATGACCTGGCGGACAAAGACTACTTCGAAGCGAGAGCCCGAAAGCAGCGGATGAACGCACGACGGGACCGACGATTCCTCAACCGTTCGTCGTACGAGAAACTGGCCGCCTGA
- a CDS encoding Txe/YoeB family addiction module toxin, translating into MTWKLVYTKQAQKDAKKLASSGLKPKAQELLALIAEDPYRKPPPFEKLIGDLAGAYSRRINIQHRLVYQVLEDKQVVKVLRLWSHYE; encoded by the coding sequence GTGACATGGAAGTTGGTTTACACCAAGCAAGCCCAGAAAGACGCAAAGAAGTTGGCCTCCAGCGGCCTCAAACCAAAAGCCCAGGAACTGTTAGCGCTGATAGCGGAAGATCCATACCGCAAACCGCCTCCGTTTGAGAAGCTCATTGGTGATCTTGCGGGGGCCTATTCACGCCGCATCAATATTCAGCATCGTCTGGTCTACCAAGTGCTAGAGGACAAGCAAGTGGTGAAAGTCCTCAGGCTGTGGAGCCACTACGAATAA
- a CDS encoding group II intron maturase-specific domain-containing protein: MTASSWGFTFKGTQIHWHPDTLRKFKQRIRELTNRNWGVSMHYQLFKVSQYLRGWINYFGIATGYQRCCDLDHWIRRRVRMAY, encoded by the coding sequence ATGACAGCAAGTTCCTGGGGCTTCACCTTCAAGGGAACCCAGATCCATTGGCACCCGGACACGCTGCGCAAGTTCAAGCAACGTATCCGGGAACTGACGAATCGGAACTGGGGTGTGTCGATGCACTACCAGCTTTTCAAGGTAAGCCAGTACCTTCGGGGCTGGATCAACTACTTCGGCATCGCCACCGGCTACCAACGCTGCTGCGATCTGGATCACTGGATTCGTCGCCGCGTGCGAATGGCCTACTGA
- a CDS encoding BrnA antitoxin family protein, translating to MRGSAMRDHYDFTESKPNPYAAKLKKQVTIRLDEDTVEYFKQMSERKGIPYQSLINLYLRDCATQHRDLKLQWQ from the coding sequence ATGAGAGGTTCCGCCATGCGTGATCACTACGATTTCACTGAATCTAAGCCCAATCCATACGCCGCGAAGCTTAAGAAGCAGGTAACGATTAGGTTGGACGAGGATACAGTAGAGTATTTCAAGCAAATGTCTGAGCGGAAGGGAATTCCCTATCAGAGCTTGATCAACTTGTATCTTCGAGACTGTGCTACCCAGCATAGGGATCTCAAACTGCAGTGGCAGTGA
- a CDS encoding type II toxin-antitoxin system RelE/ParE family toxin, which produces MIQSFGNRITEDLYNGVTNARVRRLPQNIKEPALYKLDVLNSVVTLDELRSPPGNRLEALKGDYTGFHSIRINAQWRIVFRWEGSGAHEVEVVDYH; this is translated from the coding sequence ATGATTCAGTCCTTTGGCAACCGAATTACCGAAGACCTATATAATGGTGTGACCAATGCTCGCGTGAGAAGGTTGCCGCAGAACATCAAGGAGCCTGCTCTTTATAAGCTTGATGTCCTGAACTCGGTAGTGACTCTCGATGAGCTCAGGTCGCCGCCAGGCAATCGACTTGAGGCATTGAAAGGTGACTATACAGGCTTCCACAGTATTCGTATCAATGCTCAATGGCGCATAGTTTTTCGGTGGGAAGGCTCGGGCGCTCATGAGGTCGAAGTTGTTGATTATCATTGA
- a CDS encoding type II toxin-antitoxin system RelE/ParE family toxin: protein MVKATSVLQTPTFKKAVKKLKPNQKKDLDLAVKDLMADPNIGEQKKGNLAFLRVHKFKMNKQLTLLGYSFDDGALVLELMALGSHENFYRDIKRNK, encoded by the coding sequence TTGGTTAAAGCCACGAGTGTATTACAGACCCCTACGTTCAAGAAAGCGGTAAAGAAACTCAAGCCCAACCAGAAAAAAGACCTTGATTTGGCTGTTAAGGACTTAATGGCCGACCCCAACATTGGTGAGCAGAAGAAAGGAAATCTGGCCTTTCTGCGAGTCCATAAATTCAAGATGAACAAGCAATTGACTCTGCTGGGTTACAGTTTTGATGATGGTGCCCTTGTCCTTGAACTGATGGCCCTGGGCTCACACGAAAACTTCTACCGCGATATCAAGCGAAACAAGTGA
- a CDS encoding type II toxin-antitoxin system Phd/YefM family antitoxin — MSRVRVDEDIRPLSEFRAGVATFVKQLHENRRPMVLTQRGRGVAVLVDVHEYEKMQERLEILEEVYKAEEQITSGDGIAHEDAKARVLSGLAQ, encoded by the coding sequence ATGTCAAGGGTTCGTGTAGATGAAGATATCCGTCCTCTGTCTGAATTCCGGGCAGGGGTAGCCACATTTGTAAAGCAGCTCCATGAAAACCGTCGTCCTATGGTGCTGACACAAAGAGGTCGTGGCGTTGCCGTACTGGTGGATGTTCACGAGTACGAGAAGATGCAAGAACGTCTGGAAATACTAGAAGAGGTGTATAAGGCGGAAGAACAGATAACTTCCGGTGATGGTATTGCGCATGAAGACGCGAAGGCTCGGGTTTTAAGCGGGCTGGCCCAATGA
- a CDS encoding class I SAM-dependent methyltransferase, with translation MDLANVVPWGRSFDEYQKMFGLSDDDLDKRILGCGDGPASFNAEATERACQIISCDPVYQFKAEEIRHRIDQVYPEIMTKMQQGADSYIWDSMGSIEQLGEVRMNAMSRFLSDFDTGRQQGRYLPASLPSLPFPNSGFDLALCSHFLFLYSDHVDGAAHLASMRELCRVASEVRVFPVISLDGEISKHLDSVMTALSTDGIDVSLQPVSYRFQKGATEMLVAKSV, from the coding sequence TTGGACTTAGCTAATGTAGTCCCGTGGGGGAGGTCGTTCGACGAATACCAGAAGATGTTCGGGTTGTCGGATGATGATTTGGACAAGAGAATTCTGGGTTGTGGCGATGGCCCTGCAAGCTTCAATGCTGAGGCGACAGAGCGCGCATGCCAGATCATCTCATGTGATCCGGTATATCAATTCAAAGCTGAGGAAATTCGCCACCGGATCGACCAGGTGTATCCGGAAATCATGACCAAGATGCAACAGGGTGCAGACAGCTATATTTGGGATTCAATGGGTAGCATTGAGCAGCTTGGCGAGGTTCGGATGAACGCCATGTCGAGATTTCTCTCTGACTTTGATACTGGTCGCCAGCAGGGACGGTATTTACCAGCGTCCTTGCCCTCGCTGCCATTCCCGAACTCTGGGTTCGATCTGGCACTCTGCTCTCACTTTCTGTTTCTCTATAGTGACCATGTGGATGGGGCTGCGCACCTGGCATCAATGCGGGAGCTGTGCAGAGTTGCCTCTGAGGTTCGTGTCTTTCCTGTTATCTCGCTGGATGGGGAGATCTCCAAACATTTGGATTCGGTCATGACGGCATTATCCACCGATGGTATTGATGTCTCGTTGCAGCCTGTCAGCTATCGTTTTCAAAAAGGCGCTACTGAGATGTTGGTGGCGAAATCTGTATAA
- a CDS encoding DUF4160 domain-containing protein: MSPTVFREKGYRFFFFSREESRMHVHIVSGDGEAKFWLEPDLELAKNHGYSRQQLKEIESLVEGHRDELVSAWEQHFSS, encoded by the coding sequence ATGAGTCCTACAGTTTTCAGGGAGAAGGGGTACCGCTTCTTTTTCTTCTCGCGGGAGGAGTCTCGCATGCATGTCCATATAGTCTCAGGCGATGGCGAGGCCAAATTTTGGCTTGAACCAGACCTTGAACTAGCCAAGAATCACGGATATAGCCGTCAGCAATTGAAAGAAATCGAGTCATTGGTGGAGGGTCACCGCGATGAGCTTGTCAGCGCTTGGGAACAACACTTCAGCAGTTGA
- a CDS encoding type II toxin-antitoxin system Phd/YefM family antitoxin, which yields MTGITATEARSNLYRLIDETAESHQPIVIMGKRNKAVLVSEEDWSAIQETLYLLSVPGMRESIREGMDTPVDECDEELDW from the coding sequence ATGACCGGAATCACAGCAACTGAGGCGCGCAGCAACCTATATCGGTTGATCGACGAGACCGCCGAGTCCCACCAACCGATCGTCATCATGGGGAAGCGGAACAAAGCCGTCCTGGTTTCCGAGGAAGACTGGTCTGCAATTCAGGAAACACTTTACCTGCTCTCCGTACCAGGTATGCGGGAGTCTATTCGTGAGGGGATGGATACCCCCGTGGATGAATGCGATGAGGAGCTGGACTGGTGA
- a CDS encoding DUF2442 domain-containing protein yields the protein MSLSALGNNTSAVEVTNISTHGVWLLAHDREFFMPYNSFPWFKEQRVSAILNVEEQFPGHFYWPDLDVDLTEEIIEHPERFPNVAHST from the coding sequence ATGAGCTTGTCAGCGCTTGGGAACAACACTTCAGCAGTTGAGGTGACAAATATATCGACTCACGGTGTGTGGCTCTTGGCTCACGACCGCGAATTTTTCATGCCATACAACAGCTTTCCTTGGTTCAAGGAGCAGCGAGTCAGTGCCATTCTAAATGTCGAAGAGCAATTCCCTGGCCATTTCTATTGGCCTGATCTGGACGTAGACCTTACCGAGGAAATTATTGAGCATCCCGAAAGGTTCCCGAATGTCGCCCACAGCACATAA
- a CDS encoding transposase zinc-binding domain-containing protein — protein sequence MITLAQILRDHQTSLQQHYGARLRPEHHAALQSILACHTPDCGQVRYQCSPCQQTQTAYPSCGHRSCPACYGFLRIASSSLRSSKGRSK from the coding sequence ATGATCACCCTGGCGCAGATTCTGCGCGATCATCAGACTTCTTTGCAGCAACACTATGGGGCGCGGCTGCGCCCGGAGCATCACGCCGCCCTGCAATCCATCCTTGCCTGTCACACACCGGACTGCGGTCAGGTGCGCTATCAATGCTCGCCCTGCCAGCAGACACAGACCGCGTACCCCTCTTGCGGCCATCGCAGTTGCCCCGCCTGTTATGGCTTTTTACGGATTGCATCGAGTAGCTTACGATCATCAAAAGGTCGGTCAAAATAG
- the ltrA gene encoding group II intron reverse transcriptase/maturase: protein MTDLNARMPPGNDVTQRTVTKPAFSEDLLDAVLHRANLQQAWKQVRANKGAAGIDGMTIEEFPAWVKGGHWSVAQQSIRSGDYQPAPVHRVEIDKPDGGKRQLGIPTVTDRVIQQAIAQILMPLFDPGFSADSYGFRPGRNAHQAVRRVQSALKEGRRFTVDVDLSKFFDRVNHDLLMTHLGHKVRDKRLLGLIARYLRAGIIDNQLYLESREGVPQGGPLSPLLANIMLDPLDKELERRGHRFARHADDFTIVVNSRRAGRPGAGQHQPLPRTPPETDGQHHQEPGGQNQ from the coding sequence TTGACCGACTTGAACGCACGAATGCCGCCCGGCAATGACGTGACTCAGCGTACGGTCACGAAGCCAGCCTTTAGTGAAGATCTACTCGATGCGGTACTGCACCGGGCTAATCTACAACAAGCCTGGAAGCAGGTTCGAGCCAATAAGGGAGCGGCGGGTATCGATGGCATGACCATCGAGGAGTTTCCCGCCTGGGTAAAGGGCGGCCATTGGAGTGTGGCCCAGCAGTCGATTCGCTCGGGCGATTATCAACCAGCGCCGGTGCACCGGGTTGAGATCGACAAACCGGACGGTGGCAAGCGCCAGCTTGGCATTCCGACGGTGACAGACCGGGTGATTCAGCAAGCCATTGCCCAGATCCTGATGCCCCTGTTCGACCCGGGATTCTCAGCGGACAGCTACGGCTTCCGTCCGGGGCGGAACGCGCACCAGGCGGTGCGACGGGTACAAAGCGCTCTCAAGGAAGGGCGACGCTTTACCGTGGATGTGGACCTGTCGAAGTTCTTCGACCGGGTCAATCACGACCTGCTGATGACACACCTGGGCCACAAGGTCCGGGACAAGCGTTTGCTGGGACTGATTGCCCGGTACCTGCGAGCTGGGATTATCGATAACCAGCTCTATCTGGAGAGTCGGGAAGGTGTCCCACAGGGTGGCCCATTGTCACCCCTGCTGGCCAACATTATGCTCGACCCGCTGGATAAAGAACTGGAACGGCGGGGCCATCGGTTTGCCCGCCACGCGGACGACTTCACCATTGTGGTGAACAGCCGCCGCGCGGGGCGACCGGGTGCTGGCCAGCATCAGCCACTTCCTCGAACACCGCCTGAAACTGACGGTCAACACCACCAAGAGCCGGGTGGTCAGAACCAATGA
- a CDS encoding IS110 family transposase has product MNFYHSTHRHYCGIDLHARSLYVCIIDQQGEVLLHKEIKARPEPLLAVLELFRDDLVIGVECMHCWYWISDLCEEHGIHFILGHALYMKAIHGGKTKNDRIDSFKIAMLMKGGNFPLAYVYPKEMRATRDLLRRRTRIVQHGAMLKAHVVNTTSQYNLPPNKANLKNIGAREQVRATFADRDVQHNIDLDLAIIECYHRELSKLEEHLERQAKQHDPASLSVLRTIPGVGRILALTMLYEIGDIQRFETVQKFASYARLIKCKAESAGKVYGTQGNKIGNAHLKWAFSEAAVLYLRGNDKAQRYLQKLQKRMNKPKALSALAHKLGRAAYFMLKHQRVFDEQRFLKG; this is encoded by the coding sequence ATGAACTTTTACCATAGCACCCACCGCCATTATTGTGGAATCGATCTGCATGCCCGCAGCCTGTATGTCTGCATCATCGACCAACAGGGCGAGGTACTTCTGCACAAAGAAATCAAAGCTCGCCCGGAACCGCTACTGGCTGTGCTTGAACTGTTTCGTGATGATCTGGTGATCGGTGTCGAATGCATGCACTGCTGGTACTGGATCTCGGATCTGTGTGAAGAACACGGCATTCACTTTATCCTGGGCCATGCCTTGTATATGAAGGCCATTCATGGCGGTAAAACCAAGAACGACCGCATCGATTCCTTCAAGATCGCCATGCTCATGAAGGGCGGCAATTTCCCCCTGGCCTACGTTTATCCCAAGGAGATGCGGGCAACCCGGGATTTACTTCGCAGACGCACCCGCATCGTCCAACACGGGGCCATGCTCAAAGCCCATGTGGTGAATACCACGAGCCAATACAACCTGCCGCCCAACAAGGCCAACCTGAAGAATATCGGCGCCCGGGAACAAGTCCGGGCGACGTTTGCCGACCGGGATGTCCAACACAACATCGATCTCGACCTGGCCATCATTGAGTGCTATCACCGGGAACTCAGCAAGCTGGAAGAACATCTGGAACGGCAAGCCAAACAACACGATCCTGCCTCTCTGAGTGTATTGCGGACCATTCCTGGTGTGGGTCGTATCCTGGCCCTGACGATGCTCTACGAAATCGGCGACATCCAGCGATTTGAGACGGTGCAGAAGTTTGCTTCTTACGCCCGGCTCATCAAGTGCAAAGCCGAGTCTGCTGGCAAAGTCTACGGCACCCAGGGCAACAAGATCGGTAATGCCCATCTGAAGTGGGCTTTCTCGGAGGCCGCCGTGCTGTACCTGCGGGGTAATGACAAGGCCCAACGCTATTTACAGAAACTCCAGAAACGCATGAACAAACCCAAGGCGCTGTCCGCGCTGGCCCACAAGCTGGGCCGGGCTGCCTACTTCATGCTCAAGCATCAGAGGGTGTTCGATGAACAACGATTCCTGAAGGGTTAG
- a CDS encoding BrnT family toxin, which translates to MHHFTFEWDSTKSDSNLRKHGVSFEEAKTVFTDEFGRLMSDPDHSELSEDRFLLLGTSIHSRLLVVCHCTRQEDRIRIISARKAEKRERKIYERFRHA; encoded by the coding sequence ATGCATCATTTCACCTTCGAATGGGATAGCACAAAAAGCGACTCGAATTTGCGAAAGCACGGTGTCTCGTTCGAAGAAGCGAAGACAGTGTTTACTGATGAGTTTGGTCGGTTGATGAGCGATCCAGATCACTCTGAGCTTAGCGAGGATCGCTTCCTATTGTTAGGAACGAGTATCCATTCGCGCCTGCTGGTTGTATGCCACTGCACCAGACAGGAGGACAGGATTCGCATCATTTCCGCGAGAAAAGCCGAGAAGCGGGAAAGAAAAATTTATGAGAGGTTCCGCCATGCGTGA
- a CDS encoding helix-turn-helix domain-containing protein translates to MLFIETSTFTKLLPNYLTDEEYRGLQTYLLQKPDAGDLIKGSGGVRKVRWAPAGSGKSGGIRAIYYWKKSDHEIWMLTLYSKSERASIPGHTLKQVAEAIKMGDRNLGAEILDGINEIKQFKKGKLALRTHELSEPSPPKIIRLKLNMSQSAFAGLMGVSVRTLQDWEQGRREPQGPAVALLRIAEQHPEVFNQLH, encoded by the coding sequence ATGCTATTCATCGAAACCTCAACGTTCACCAAGCTATTGCCGAACTACCTCACGGACGAGGAATACCGTGGGCTTCAAACCTACCTTTTGCAGAAGCCGGATGCCGGGGATCTGATCAAAGGTTCGGGTGGCGTTCGTAAAGTTCGATGGGCACCAGCGGGTTCGGGAAAGAGCGGTGGTATCAGAGCCATTTACTACTGGAAGAAGTCTGACCACGAGATATGGATGCTCACGCTGTACAGTAAATCAGAGCGCGCCAGTATTCCTGGCCATACGCTCAAGCAGGTAGCGGAGGCAATCAAAATGGGTGACAGGAACCTTGGGGCAGAGATTCTTGACGGTATCAATGAAATCAAGCAGTTCAAGAAGGGCAAATTGGCTCTACGAACGCATGAGCTTTCAGAGCCCTCCCCGCCTAAAATTATCAGGCTGAAGTTGAATATGTCGCAATCCGCGTTTGCCGGTCTTATGGGAGTGAGCGTGCGAACCCTTCAGGATTGGGAACAGGGACGTAGGGAACCACAGGGGCCAGCGGTTGCTCTTTTGCGCATTGCTGAGCAACACCCAGAAGTTTTTAATCAGCTTCACTAA